One window from the genome of Synergistetes bacterium HGW-Synergistetes-1 encodes:
- a CDS encoding AAA family ATPase — MKSESTTTEFKREYTADISKTVIAFANTDGGEIFIGVADDGTVVGVEDADEIMLRTMNNIRDAVSPDVTMFIDCEQKIENGKNVILITVQRGTASPYYLARKGIRPEGVYVRQGPSTVPATESMILKMIMETGGESYERTRSLEQALTFEFASKVFKDENIKFGTEQKRSLGIIGDDGAFSNLGLLISDLCRHTAKAAVFEGTGKTLLKDRIEFSGSLLKQADEIFAYIDRSNRTSSEFSGLRRIDKRDFPREAVREALLNAIVHRDYSYSGSTLISIFDDRIEFVSLGGLPKGIAYSDLMLGVSVLRNERLADIFYRLHLIEAYGIGMPKIMDSYSHFRVKPSIDVSENAFRITLPNTNFTSRVGEDRDRLTHDERRVMDYITLNDNAGRKDIQAELELSQSKAIRLLRALIEKGVIAANGRGKNTRYTTRNE, encoded by the coding sequence GTGAAGAGTGAGAGTACAACTACTGAATTCAAAAGAGAATACACTGCAGATATCAGTAAGACTGTTATTGCATTTGCCAATACCGATGGAGGGGAGATCTTTATCGGTGTTGCAGATGACGGGACAGTTGTCGGGGTCGAAGATGCAGATGAGATAATGCTAAGGACGATGAACAACATCAGGGACGCGGTCAGTCCTGATGTTACTATGTTCATCGACTGCGAACAGAAAATTGAAAATGGAAAGAACGTAATTCTCATAACCGTTCAGAGAGGTACGGCTTCCCCTTATTATCTGGCCCGTAAAGGGATACGGCCTGAGGGGGTCTATGTGAGGCAGGGGCCCTCAACTGTTCCGGCCACGGAGAGCATGATCCTTAAAATGATCATGGAAACGGGGGGGGAGAGTTACGAGAGGACGCGCTCCCTTGAACAGGCACTGACTTTTGAATTTGCTTCAAAAGTTTTTAAGGATGAAAACATAAAATTCGGAACGGAACAAAAAAGATCCCTGGGCATAATTGGCGATGACGGGGCATTCTCTAACCTCGGCCTGTTAATTTCCGACCTGTGCAGGCATACTGCAAAGGCTGCTGTTTTTGAGGGAACGGGAAAGACACTTTTGAAGGACAGGATAGAATTTTCGGGCTCGCTTTTGAAGCAGGCAGATGAAATATTTGCATACATAGACCGTTCAAACCGTACAAGTTCTGAATTTTCGGGACTCAGACGGATCGATAAACGCGATTTCCCCCGGGAAGCTGTAAGAGAGGCCCTGCTAAATGCGATCGTTCACAGGGACTATTCTTACAGCGGAAGTACCCTGATAAGCATCTTTGACGACAGGATTGAGTTCGTCTCTTTGGGAGGACTTCCGAAAGGAATAGCATACAGCGACCTGATGCTCGGTGTTTCCGTTCTTCGTAATGAACGGCTTGCTGATATTTTTTACAGGCTGCACCTGATCGAGGCTTACGGCATTGGAATGCCGAAAATAATGGATTCTTACAGCCATTTCAGAGTAAAGCCGTCAATAGATGTCTCTGAAAATGCATTCAGGATAACTTTGCCCAATACCAACTTTACAAGCAGGGTCGGAGAGGACCGGGACAGGTTGACTCATGACGAAAGAAGGGTAATGGACTACATTACGTTGAATGATAATGCAGGAAGAAAAGACATCCAGGCTGAATTGGAGCTTTCTCAGAGCAAAGCGATCCGCTTACTCAGGGCACTGATCGAAAAAGGGGTAATAGCTGCAAACGGCAGGGGGAAGAACACCAGATACACAACAAGGAACGAGTAG
- the tilS gene encoding tRNA lysidine(34) synthetase TilS — MNMKKLTASYKKLKAAGERQGWWDSEGLVAALSGGGDSVAMLWLLHRFYKGRIVAAHLDHCTREGMSHEDAAFSKDLCEKWGIKCIVKTVEVFQERLTGESFEMAGRRERYTHFCETAKAEGLPFIAVGHSSDDVVETQLMNLFRGTGLDGLRGIPERRGMIVRPIIDFRRDELRELLRDNCVVWREDASNADTVYKRNRVREELIPWIRENMNPNFESSMIGLSKQIDAELEQKQKFTEKLLADAVIAMPPAIVCWSPAFVKNVPDTDLADMLRLQGIMLDLPRLDRDRTLKLVALIRKGGNWRFQWASDIEVCWSNRGMGWLHREDIGKGVAENRQNAEKPVLPWWAR; from the coding sequence ATGAATATGAAAAAACTTACTGCTTCTTATAAAAAGCTGAAGGCCGCAGGGGAACGCCAGGGATGGTGGGACTCTGAGGGACTGGTCGCTGCGCTTTCGGGCGGCGGGGACTCTGTGGCGATGCTGTGGCTACTTCACCGCTTTTACAAAGGAAGGATAGTTGCGGCACACCTTGACCACTGCACACGTGAGGGTATGTCACACGAAGACGCGGCCTTCTCGAAAGACCTTTGCGAGAAGTGGGGCATTAAATGCATCGTGAAGACTGTCGAAGTATTTCAGGAGCGTTTGACCGGCGAGTCTTTTGAAATGGCGGGACGCAGGGAGCGTTACACCCATTTCTGCGAGACAGCGAAGGCGGAAGGGCTGCCATTTATCGCTGTCGGGCATTCATCTGACGATGTAGTCGAGACGCAGCTCATGAATCTTTTCAGGGGGACGGGGCTTGACGGTCTCAGGGGTATACCTGAGAGACGCGGCATGATAGTCCGTCCGATAATCGATTTTCGCAGGGATGAACTCAGAGAACTGCTTCGTGATAACTGTGTTGTGTGGCGTGAAGACGCAAGCAACGCAGACACTGTTTACAAAAGAAACAGGGTAAGGGAAGAACTCATACCGTGGATCAGGGAAAACATGAACCCGAACTTTGAGTCATCCATGATCGGCCTTTCGAAACAGATAGATGCGGAGCTTGAACAAAAGCAGAAATTTACAGAAAAACTCCTTGCAGATGCGGTTATCGCCATGCCCCCTGCCATCGTCTGCTGGTCTCCTGCCTTTGTAAAAAATGTTCCTGACACTGACCTGGCGGACATGCTCCGCCTTCAGGGCATTATGCTGGACCTGCCCAGGCTGGACAGGGACAGGACCCTAAAACTGGTCGCCCTGATCCGAAAGGGCGGAAACTGGCGCTTCCAGTGGGCAAGTGATATCGAGGTATGCTGGTCGAACAGGGGAATGGGATGGCTGCACCGTGAAGATATTGGAAAAGGCGTAGCTGAAAATAGGCAAAATGCCGAAAAACCCGTCCTTCCATGGTGGGCGAGATAG
- the hpt gene encoding hypoxanthine phosphoribosyltransferase, which translates to MEYKIGKTLISEEKLQAKIKELGERLSKDYAGKQLICVCVLKGAVIFLADLIRNISPEVDVRIDFLAISSYGASTKSSGVVQIQKDLSTDIYGKNVLIIEDIVDTGLSLKYIKSLLLERKPQSLAICVLLDKPERRKETVEVEYTGFTIPDEFVIGYGLDYAGMFRHLPAVFIAEPVA; encoded by the coding sequence TTGGAATATAAGATTGGTAAAACACTTATTTCTGAAGAAAAACTACAGGCCAAAATCAAGGAACTCGGAGAGAGATTAAGCAAGGATTATGCCGGAAAACAGCTGATCTGCGTCTGTGTCCTAAAAGGTGCAGTAATTTTTCTTGCAGATCTTATCAGGAATATCAGTCCTGAGGTGGATGTAAGGATAGACTTCCTCGCTATTTCCTCTTATGGGGCATCAACGAAGAGCAGCGGGGTAGTGCAGATCCAGAAGGACCTCAGTACAGACATCTATGGCAAAAATGTCCTTATAATTGAGGATATTGTCGATACCGGACTCTCACTGAAGTACATAAAGTCGCTTCTGCTGGAACGTAAACCGCAGAGCCTGGCGATATGCGTGCTGCTTGACAAGCCGGAACGCCGCAAGGAAACAGTTGAGGTAGAATATACAGGGTTTACGATCCCCGATGAGTTCGTGATAGGCTACGGCCTGGATTATGCCGGAATGTTCCGGCATCTGCCGGCGGTGTTTATCGCCGAGCCCGTCGCCTAG
- a CDS encoding cell division protein FtsH, translating to MKKTSKNVGMYIILIVLVVSLVNVFLTPDANKSGQGAEVLPYSQFLNEVNAGNVAKVKIDHEQLKGTLKSGKEFTTYILDPGTLPSEISQKGVEVEVVPPPKNSWLTSLLASLLPTLLLIGVWIYFIYNMQGGGNKVMGFAKSKAKLFMDNRPKVTFDDVAGCDESKEELEEVVHFLRDPAKFTRLGAKVPRGVLLLGAPGTGKTLLSRAVAGEANVPFFSISGSDFVEMFVGVGAARVRDLFEQARKNQPCIIFIDEIDAVGRHRGAGLGGGHDEREQTLNQLLVEMDGFEAGTGIILLAATNRPDILDPALLRPGRFDRQIVVDRPDVNGRRDILKVHLKDKKVSKKVDLDVIARRTPGFVGADLANLVNEAALLAGRRGKASLGMAEFEEAIDRVMAGPERKSRVISKKEREIIAYHEAGHALVASKIDGSDPVHKISIIPRGHMALGYTLQLPEEDRFLISKKELSDRITILLSGRVTEMLKFGDVTTGASNDLERATQIARQMVTEFGMSDRLGLVTLGRKQHEIFLGRDIMEDRNYSEEIAYAIDQEVRSMIDECFTRAKKILTEENERLEEITALLLEKEVLEGDELDELLGYPKKDHPASTAGSEDEGSEEEETEDNGSETEEEEDKKKQQEEESSEDQDDDDPDEEEE from the coding sequence TTGAAGAAAACCTCTAAAAATGTTGGGATGTATATAATACTGATCGTTCTTGTTGTCAGTCTGGTGAACGTATTCTTGACGCCGGATGCAAACAAGTCCGGTCAGGGTGCTGAGGTACTTCCTTATAGCCAGTTTTTGAACGAAGTAAACGCAGGCAATGTTGCCAAGGTAAAGATAGACCACGAGCAGCTCAAAGGAACATTGAAATCCGGCAAAGAGTTTACAACTTATATCCTTGATCCCGGAACACTGCCCAGTGAGATATCCCAGAAGGGCGTTGAAGTCGAGGTCGTTCCTCCGCCAAAGAACTCATGGCTGACGTCCCTGCTTGCTTCCCTGCTTCCCACACTGCTTCTGATAGGTGTATGGATATACTTCATATACAACATGCAGGGCGGGGGAAACAAGGTCATGGGCTTTGCAAAGAGCAAGGCCAAACTCTTTATGGACAACAGGCCAAAGGTCACGTTTGATGACGTTGCGGGCTGCGACGAGTCCAAGGAAGAGCTTGAAGAGGTCGTCCATTTCCTCAGGGATCCCGCAAAGTTCACCCGGCTTGGTGCAAAGGTACCCCGAGGTGTACTGCTTCTGGGTGCACCGGGAACGGGTAAGACCCTTCTTTCAAGGGCTGTTGCCGGAGAGGCCAATGTGCCCTTTTTCAGCATAAGCGGATCTGACTTCGTTGAAATGTTTGTCGGTGTCGGTGCTGCGCGTGTCAGGGACCTTTTTGAGCAGGCCCGCAAGAACCAGCCGTGCATAATATTCATAGACGAGATAGACGCTGTAGGACGTCATCGCGGTGCCGGTCTCGGAGGCGGACACGATGAACGTGAACAGACACTTAACCAGCTTCTTGTCGAGATGGACGGTTTTGAAGCGGGGACAGGCATTATCCTGCTTGCCGCAACAAACAGGCCTGACATACTTGACCCGGCGCTGCTCCGTCCTGGACGTTTTGACAGGCAGATAGTTGTAGACAGGCCGGACGTAAACGGAAGGCGCGACATACTGAAGGTGCATTTGAAAGACAAGAAGGTCAGCAAGAAAGTCGACCTTGATGTCATTGCCCGCAGGACACCCGGTTTTGTCGGTGCTGACTTAGCCAACCTTGTAAACGAAGCCGCGCTTCTTGCAGGTCGGAGAGGCAAGGCCAGCCTCGGAATGGCAGAGTTCGAAGAGGCCATCGACAGAGTAATGGCAGGTCCTGAGCGAAAGAGCAGAGTAATAAGCAAGAAAGAGCGCGAGATCATCGCATACCACGAAGCCGGACACGCGCTGGTCGCAAGCAAGATAGACGGAAGCGATCCGGTACATAAGATATCAATAATACCGCGCGGCCACATGGCGCTTGGTTACACACTGCAGCTGCCGGAAGAGGACAGGTTCCTCATATCGAAGAAAGAGCTTTCTGACAGGATAACGATACTGTTGAGCGGTCGTGTAACAGAAATGCTCAAGTTCGGTGATGTTACGACAGGAGCTTCGAACGACCTTGAAAGAGCTACACAGATCGCAAGGCAGATGGTGACCGAGTTTGGCATGAGCGACAGGCTTGGGCTGGTAACGCTTGGCAGGAAACAGCATGAAATCTTCCTTGGCAGGGATATCATGGAGGACAGGAACTACAGCGAGGAGATCGCCTACGCGATAGACCAGGAAGTCCGTAGTATGATAGATGAGTGCTTTACCCGAGCAAAGAAGATCCTTACCGAAGAAAATGAACGACTTGAGGAGATAACAGCGCTGCTTCTGGAGAAAGAAGTCCTTGAAGGCGACGAGCTTGACGAACTTCTTGGGTACCCGAAGAAAGATCACCCGGCCTCAACTGCCGGATCTGAGGATGAAGGATCCGAAGAGGAAGAGACTGAAGATAACGGATCAGAAACAGAAGAGGAAGAAGATAAAAAGAAACAGCAGGAAGAAGAAAGTTCTGAAGATCAGGATGATGATGATCCTGACGAAGAGGAAGAATAG
- a CDS encoding excinuclease ABC subunit B (The UvrABC repair system catalyzes the recognition and processing of DNA lesions. The beta-hairpin of the Uvr-B subunit is inserted between the strands, where it probes for the presence of a lesion), with protein sequence MSDEFKLFSPWPMSGDQPQAVEKLVRGFEKPGAVQTLLGVTGSGKTYTMANVIQRLQRPTLVMAHNKTLAAQLYSEFKEFFPGNSVNYFVSYYDYYQPEAYMPAQDIYIEKDASINERIEKLRLATTKALLERRDVIVVASVSCIYGLGKRKNYEDAIFRFAVGERWDRRTFMTRLLDNYYQRNDFVLQPGNFRSRGESMEIYPAYSDTAVRVIFFDDEIERIEEIDPVSGRAILTKDHTGIFPAQHYVTSSDAINNAAELIEKELADRVTELESAGKIVEAQRLKMRTKYDLEMLLEVGYCSGIENYSRFLDGREPGDAPGTLMDFFPEDSLIFIDESHMTLPQVRGMYNGDRARKEVLVEHGFRLPSCLDNRPLKWTEYEPLLKNALFISATPGDYEFAHSENVVEQLIRPTGVTDPIVEVHLATGQVDDILGEVRPIIEAGERVLISTLTKRSAEDLAEYMAELGIKVRYIHSELDTFERAELLRDLRLGVFAVLVGVNLLREGIDLPEVSLVAILDADREGFMRSQRSLIQMIGRAARNQAGKVILYADRITDSIDAAMKETERRRNRQISYNEEHGIIPQTISKAVKDLLPAELLEEGGYAGRRAASPLKGAESAPDIHELERKMWAAVEKLDFETAAEIRDNIQRLKGDAKIGTEHKNYRGKTAQFKKHKRRNS encoded by the coding sequence ATGTCTGACGAATTTAAGCTCTTTTCACCATGGCCTATGTCCGGGGATCAGCCTCAGGCAGTGGAGAAGCTTGTCCGGGGATTTGAAAAGCCCGGTGCTGTGCAGACGCTGCTTGGGGTTACGGGCAGCGGTAAGACCTACACGATGGCCAATGTGATCCAGAGGCTGCAGAGGCCTACTCTTGTCATGGCCCACAACAAGACCTTGGCTGCGCAGCTCTACAGTGAGTTCAAGGAATTTTTTCCCGGCAACTCGGTCAATTATTTTGTCAGCTATTACGACTACTACCAGCCAGAGGCCTACATGCCGGCTCAGGATATTTATATAGAGAAGGACGCCTCAATAAACGAGAGGATAGAGAAGCTGCGGCTTGCAACGACCAAGGCCCTGCTGGAGCGGCGGGATGTCATTGTTGTTGCAAGCGTCTCGTGCATCTATGGTCTGGGCAAACGTAAAAACTATGAGGATGCCATTTTCCGTTTTGCTGTCGGCGAGCGATGGGACCGCAGGACATTCATGACGAGGCTTCTGGATAATTATTATCAGCGCAATGACTTCGTGCTCCAGCCCGGAAACTTCCGGAGCAGGGGAGAGTCGATGGAGATATACCCCGCATACAGCGATACGGCTGTAAGGGTCATTTTTTTTGATGATGAAATAGAGCGCATAGAGGAGATAGACCCTGTGAGCGGAAGGGCTATCCTAACAAAGGACCATACGGGGATATTCCCCGCCCAGCACTATGTTACCTCTTCCGATGCAATAAACAATGCGGCAGAGCTGATAGAGAAGGAGCTTGCAGACAGAGTCACAGAGCTTGAGTCGGCAGGGAAGATCGTCGAGGCGCAGAGGCTGAAGATGAGGACCAAGTATGATCTTGAGATGCTTCTTGAGGTCGGTTACTGCTCAGGGATAGAGAACTATTCGCGCTTTCTTGACGGACGTGAGCCCGGAGACGCCCCCGGAACTCTTATGGACTTTTTTCCGGAGGATTCACTGATCTTCATCGACGAATCCCACATGACGCTTCCCCAGGTTCGCGGGATGTACAACGGGGACAGGGCAAGGAAAGAAGTCCTTGTCGAGCATGGTTTCAGGTTACCTTCATGTCTCGACAACAGGCCGCTCAAGTGGACAGAGTATGAGCCGCTTCTCAAGAACGCGCTCTTTATCTCCGCTACGCCGGGGGATTATGAGTTTGCCCATTCAGAGAATGTCGTGGAGCAGCTTATTCGGCCGACGGGAGTTACAGACCCGATCGTGGAGGTCCACCTCGCAACGGGGCAGGTGGATGACATTCTTGGCGAAGTCAGGCCGATCATTGAAGCAGGGGAACGAGTCCTCATCTCAACGCTTACCAAGCGCTCGGCGGAGGACCTTGCTGAGTATATGGCAGAGCTGGGGATAAAGGTGAGATATATCCATTCCGAGCTTGATACATTTGAACGGGCCGAGTTGCTTCGCGATCTTCGCCTCGGTGTTTTTGCCGTTCTTGTGGGAGTCAACCTCCTAAGGGAAGGAATAGACCTGCCGGAAGTCTCCCTTGTGGCTATCCTTGATGCGGACCGCGAGGGGTTTATGAGATCGCAGAGGTCGCTGATACAGATGATAGGAAGGGCTGCAAGGAACCAGGCCGGGAAGGTAATACTCTACGCTGACAGGATAACGGACAGCATTGATGCTGCAATGAAGGAGACGGAAAGAAGAAGAAACCGTCAGATATCATATAATGAAGAACACGGTATAATACCTCAGACAATATCGAAGGCGGTAAAGGACCTTCTGCCCGCCGAGCTTCTTGAAGAGGGCGGATATGCAGGCAGGAGAGCGGCTTCACCGCTTAAGGGCGCAGAAAGTGCTCCTGATATACATGAGCTTGAAAGAAAGATGTGGGCTGCGGTAGAAAAGCTTGATTTCGAGACTGCAGCGGAGATAAGGGACAATATACAGAGACTGAAAGGCGATGCGAAAATTGGAACAGAGCATAAAAATTACAGGGGCAAGACAGCACAATTTAAAAAACATAAACGCAGAAATTCCTAA
- a CDS encoding excinuclease ABC subunit UvrA — translation MRKLEQSIKITGARQHNLKNINAEIPKNQLVVVTGPSGSGKSSLAFDTIYAEGQRRYVESLSSYARQFLGMADKPDVDDISGLSPAISIEQKGAGHNPRSTVGTVTEIYDYLRLLFGRAGTPHCPSCGKEVRRYSVDEIVDKIYRDYDGKPIEILSPLIKGKKGEYKNLLLKLHQQGYLKARVDGTVLWLEEEIELDKKKKHTIECIIDRLRVKEDNRQRLSEAIEMAMKLSEGFVLLVSEGMDDLELTEKYICPDCEISLPEIEPRLFSFNNPYGACPDCSGLGVHLHFSEELAVNPEYPIGDGGFIPWKSMKYMIQKAELMAARHKGWDLSKPFKDLPEDAKQALLYGTDEVIPMIFSDRNGDWEYNGHYPGLLPWLEKRLGETESDNYREELLRYRTEDICQTCSGARLKPEVLAVTLGGYNIAQLTEMPIEDLIKVLDTMQLGAREQKIVGQALTEVRKRLAFLNNVGAGYLSLSRRADTLSGGESQRIRLATQIGSQLTGVLYVLDEPTIGLHPRDTNRLLDTLKDIRDIGNTVIVVEHDRETMMAADYILELGPEAGENGGNLIACGSAADIISGDTPTALYLRGEADGTYRPKPKRRKAKGKIKVTGCCENNLKNIDIDVPLGVLASLSGVSGSGKSTFLYEILYKGLKGKFDREYRDRAGKFDSISGYESLRNVVLVDQSPIGRTPRSNPATYTGVFTPIREFFAQLPESKLRGYQPGRFSFNVKGGRCESCKGDGELKVSMLFLQDVYVKCDVCKGTRYNRETLEVKHKGLSIADVLELTVDEAVEHFKDIPRIVNKLKVIQEAGLGYIKLGQPAPTLSGGEAQRVKLATELSKKFRGSTLYLLDEPTTGLHYNDVKKLLKLLHKLVDHGSSVLVIEHNLDVLASADYIMDLGPEGGRRGGDLIAKGTPEEIAASDGPTGKYLAEFFNDIKEGRKAG, via the coding sequence ATGCGAAAATTGGAACAGAGCATAAAAATTACAGGGGCAAGACAGCACAATTTAAAAAACATAAACGCAGAAATTCCTAAAAACCAGCTCGTAGTGGTGACGGGCCCATCGGGTTCCGGCAAGTCTTCACTGGCTTTCGACACTATCTACGCCGAGGGGCAGAGACGCTATGTGGAATCCCTCTCGTCATATGCCAGGCAGTTTTTAGGAATGGCGGACAAACCCGATGTGGACGACATTAGCGGACTGTCTCCGGCCATATCGATAGAGCAGAAGGGAGCCGGTCACAATCCGCGCTCAACTGTCGGGACCGTTACAGAAATTTATGACTATTTGAGGCTTCTTTTCGGCAGAGCCGGTACTCCGCACTGCCCAAGCTGCGGCAAGGAAGTGCGCCGTTACAGCGTTGACGAGATAGTGGACAAGATATACAGAGACTATGACGGCAAACCGATAGAGATCCTCTCACCGCTTATAAAAGGCAAAAAGGGAGAGTATAAGAACCTGCTGCTGAAGCTCCATCAGCAGGGCTACCTCAAAGCCAGGGTGGACGGGACAGTCCTCTGGCTTGAGGAGGAGATAGAACTCGACAAGAAGAAAAAGCACACTATCGAATGCATCATCGACAGGCTGAGGGTGAAGGAAGATAACCGCCAGCGGCTTTCGGAAGCTATAGAGATGGCAATGAAACTATCTGAAGGATTTGTTCTTCTGGTCTCCGAGGGCATGGATGACCTGGAACTCACAGAAAAGTATATCTGTCCGGATTGCGAGATAAGTCTGCCGGAAATAGAACCGAGACTTTTTTCCTTCAATAACCCATACGGGGCATGTCCCGACTGTTCAGGCCTTGGGGTGCACCTCCATTTTTCCGAGGAACTTGCTGTCAATCCTGAATATCCTATCGGAGACGGCGGTTTTATCCCGTGGAAGAGCATGAAGTATATGATACAGAAAGCTGAGCTCATGGCCGCCCGTCACAAAGGCTGGGACCTCTCCAAACCATTTAAGGACCTTCCGGAAGATGCGAAACAGGCCCTCCTGTATGGCACTGATGAAGTGATCCCGATGATATTCAGCGACAGGAACGGGGACTGGGAATACAACGGCCATTATCCCGGACTGCTCCCCTGGCTTGAGAAACGTCTTGGCGAGACTGAATCTGATAACTACCGTGAAGAACTCCTGCGCTACCGTACAGAAGACATCTGTCAGACCTGCAGCGGAGCGAGGCTCAAGCCGGAGGTACTTGCCGTCACCCTTGGCGGATACAACATAGCTCAACTTACAGAGATGCCTATTGAGGACCTTATTAAGGTCCTTGACACAATGCAGCTTGGCGCAAGAGAGCAGAAGATAGTCGGGCAGGCTTTGACGGAAGTTCGTAAGAGACTTGCCTTCCTTAACAACGTAGGTGCTGGATATCTCAGCCTTTCAAGGCGTGCTGACACGCTGAGCGGCGGGGAGAGCCAGAGGATAAGGCTTGCCACCCAGATCGGATCCCAGCTTACAGGAGTCCTGTATGTACTGGATGAACCGACGATAGGACTTCATCCCAGGGACACGAACAGATTGCTGGACACGCTCAAGGATATCAGGGATATAGGCAATACAGTTATAGTAGTCGAACATGACAGGGAAACAATGATGGCAGCTGATTACATACTGGAGCTTGGTCCCGAGGCCGGCGAAAACGGCGGGAACCTTATCGCATGCGGAAGCGCAGCAGATATCATCAGCGGGGATACCCCGACAGCCCTCTATCTCAGAGGTGAGGCCGACGGGACATACAGGCCTAAACCAAAAAGACGGAAGGCGAAGGGAAAGATAAAGGTAACGGGGTGCTGCGAGAACAACCTGAAAAATATCGATATTGATGTCCCGCTTGGAGTCCTTGCTTCACTGAGTGGTGTATCAGGCTCAGGTAAGAGCACATTCCTGTACGAGATACTCTATAAGGGCCTCAAAGGAAAATTCGACAGGGAATACCGGGACCGCGCAGGAAAATTTGACAGCATTTCGGGTTACGAGTCACTGAGGAACGTGGTTCTCGTTGACCAGAGCCCCATCGGAAGAACCCCGCGCTCGAACCCCGCAACGTACACCGGTGTTTTTACTCCCATAAGGGAGTTCTTCGCGCAGCTTCCCGAATCCAAGCTCAGGGGATACCAGCCGGGCCGTTTCAGCTTCAACGTAAAGGGCGGGCGCTGTGAGTCGTGCAAAGGGGACGGGGAACTCAAGGTCTCAATGCTCTTTTTGCAGGATGTCTATGTCAAATGCGATGTCTGCAAAGGAACGAGGTACAACAGGGAGACGCTCGAGGTAAAGCACAAGGGGCTGTCGATCGCTGATGTGCTTGAACTGACGGTAGACGAGGCCGTGGAGCATTTCAAGGATATTCCGAGGATAGTCAACAAACTGAAAGTGATCCAGGAGGCGGGGCTTGGGTACATAAAACTTGGACAGCCTGCGCCTACGCTGAGCGGGGGAGAGGCCCAGAGGGTCAAGCTCGCTACTGAACTGAGCAAAAAGTTCAGGGGCAGCACCCTCTATCTCCTTGACGAACCAACTACAGGGCTTCATTACAACGATGTCAAAAAGCTGCTCAAGCTTCTGCACAAGCTGGTCGATCACGGTAGCTCCGTGCTCGTCATTGAGCACAATCTCGATGTCCTTGCCTCGGCTGATTACATAATGGACCTTGGCCCGGAAGGCGGCAGAAGGGGCGGAGACCTTATTGCAAAGGGAACTCCTGAAGAGATCGCCGCATCGGACGGCCCGACAGGAAAGTACCTTGCAGAATTTTTCAACGATATCAAGGAAGGCAGGAAAGCCGGATGA
- a CDS encoding 23S rRNA (guanosine(2251)-2'-O)-methyltransferase RlmB: MREEKTSVSEDICWGRNPVFSLLEESPERCMKVLTSKTVQLHIKARLQDLCKAANIVLLTVDPAALDKMTNKENHQGVVAYMAPMKLWDAEEIIQMLPKAPEPAMVLLCDHLQDPHNLGAVIRSAEAAGASAVMIPKRGGALPTGTVVKTSAGAALRLPIAKTGNVSQTIRLLQEANFWVVGLSMEAEETLFKEDMPPRVVIVIGAEGDGLGQAVAKSCDELRHIPMAGKTGSLNASVAASLALFEYKRSRR; this comes from the coding sequence ATGAGAGAAGAAAAGACAAGCGTAAGCGAAGACATCTGCTGGGGCAGGAACCCGGTATTTTCCCTTCTTGAGGAGTCACCTGAGAGGTGCATGAAGGTCCTGACCTCAAAGACAGTCCAGCTCCATATAAAGGCCAGGCTGCAGGATCTCTGCAAAGCTGCCAACATAGTCCTTCTGACTGTGGATCCTGCAGCTTTAGATAAGATGACGAATAAAGAGAATCACCAGGGAGTAGTTGCCTACATGGCGCCGATGAAACTCTGGGACGCAGAGGAAATTATCCAAATGCTGCCCAAAGCGCCGGAACCCGCAATGGTGCTGCTCTGTGACCATCTCCAGGATCCGCATAACCTTGGAGCCGTGATCAGGAGCGCCGAAGCTGCAGGAGCATCGGCTGTGATGATCCCCAAGCGAGGCGGAGCTCTTCCGACAGGAACGGTAGTAAAGACCAGCGCAGGCGCTGCTCTGAGACTGCCCATAGCAAAGACAGGAAACGTATCCCAGACGATAAGGCTGCTTCAGGAAGCTAATTTCTGGGTGGTAGGCCTTTCGATGGAAGCCGAAGAGACCCTCTTTAAGGAAGACATGCCCCCGAGGGTCGTGATCGTAATAGGTGCCGAAGGCGACGGCCTGGGCCAGGCAGTAGCAAAGTCCTGCGACGAGTTGAGGCACATCCCCATGGCCGGAAAGACCGGATCACTGAACGCATCGGTGGCGGCTTCTCTGGCGCTTTTCGAATACAAAAGATCTCGCAGGTGA